One genomic region from Arthrobacter sp. FB24 encodes:
- a CDS encoding phenylacetate--CoA ligase family protein, whose amino-acid sequence MRGVSGRTFEVAWDTWRAERGGADAISRLQQARLADLVEFARSASPYYRRLYRDVPDTVTDPGQLPPVGKRELMANFDDWVTDPHITLAKLKSELLSDLSRLGTLYRGQYLVVTTSGTSGEPAVLIHDRSSWVAVNVVVRIRERRSLIRAGEVRDFLLRGLRAAALVAGGGHFAGVVLTENARRRAPAIARRLRVFSVLRPLPQLVEELNTFKPTLLFGYPSAMIQLAEEQKARRLGIRPVLAICSGENLSAAGRESIETAFGCRVTERYLSSEVPALTSQCRNGAFHVNTDWYILEPVDADYRPVPAGTTSHTVLVTNLANRVQPLIRYDLGDRVTLAPEPCPCGSPFPAVSIEGRAGDLVSFRAADGGTVTVLPLALGTVIEETPGVRRFQAIRTGPGNLTVRLETWPGADPAQVRRAVTERLNDYFAALGAGPVAIEHTDEPPRPDPSGKFRQVWSAG is encoded by the coding sequence ATGCGTGGCGTATCCGGACGGACATTCGAAGTCGCGTGGGATACGTGGCGGGCTGAGCGTGGCGGCGCGGATGCGATCAGCCGCTTGCAGCAGGCCCGGCTGGCGGATCTGGTGGAGTTTGCCCGGTCCGCGTCGCCGTATTATCGGCGCTTGTACCGGGACGTGCCGGACACAGTGACGGACCCAGGCCAGCTGCCTCCGGTCGGCAAACGGGAGCTGATGGCGAACTTCGACGATTGGGTGACCGACCCGCACATCACGTTGGCGAAGCTGAAGTCGGAACTGCTCTCCGACCTCTCCCGGCTGGGGACCCTGTACCGCGGGCAGTACCTGGTGGTCACGACGTCCGGCACCTCGGGTGAGCCGGCCGTCCTGATCCATGACCGGTCCTCCTGGGTGGCGGTGAACGTCGTGGTCAGGATCCGGGAGCGCCGTAGCCTGATCAGGGCAGGGGAAGTGCGGGACTTCCTGCTCCGCGGCCTGCGGGCGGCGGCCCTCGTCGCTGGCGGGGGCCACTTCGCGGGGGTCGTGTTGACCGAAAACGCCCGACGCCGGGCCCCCGCCATTGCACGGCGCCTCCGGGTCTTCTCGGTGCTGAGGCCGCTCCCGCAGCTGGTCGAAGAACTCAACACCTTCAAGCCGACCCTGCTCTTCGGGTATCCGAGCGCGATGATCCAACTCGCCGAGGAACAGAAAGCCCGGCGGCTAGGGATCCGGCCCGTCCTGGCGATCTGTTCCGGCGAGAACCTCTCCGCCGCCGGACGCGAATCGATCGAAACGGCATTCGGCTGCCGCGTCACCGAACGCTATCTTTCCTCCGAAGTTCCGGCCCTGACCAGCCAGTGCCGGAACGGCGCATTCCACGTCAACACGGACTGGTACATCCTCGAACCGGTGGACGCGGATTACCGGCCGGTCCCGGCCGGCACCACCTCCCACACCGTGCTCGTCACCAACCTGGCCAACCGTGTGCAGCCGTTGATCCGCTACGACCTCGGCGACCGGGTAACGCTGGCACCGGAACCGTGCCCCTGTGGCAGTCCCTTTCCTGCAGTAAGCATCGAAGGCCGCGCAGGTGACCTGGTTTCGTTCCGGGCCGCTGACGGTGGCACTGTCACGGTCCTGCCGCTTGCGCTTGGCACGGTAATCGAGGAGACGCCAGGGGTGCGCAGGTTCCAGGCCATCCGCACGGGACCGGGCAACCTGACCGTGCGGCTCGAGACCTGGCCGGGTGCAGATCCGGCCCAGGTGCGGAGGGCCGTCACGGAGCGGCTGAATGATTACTTCGCAGCCCTTGGCGCCGGACCGGTTGCGATTGAGCATACGGATGAGCCGCCCCGCCCCGACCCCAGCGGGAAATTCCGGCAGGTCTGGTCCGCGGGGTGA